A window from Opisthocomus hoazin isolate bOpiHoa1 chromosome 29, bOpiHoa1.hap1, whole genome shotgun sequence encodes these proteins:
- the LOC142364769 gene encoding acrosin-like yields the protein CGHRPMDSYYGMSRVVGGTDAQLGAWPWIVSIQKPIIGGIAHVCGGSLISPQWVLTAAHCFITPGHIIMWHVVIGASHLTQLGPETQVRTIKRLLVHEHYNNITQRNDIALLELDQPVLCGYYVQLACVPDAWLRVSQLRSCYVSGWGSTTARAGGPSYVLQEAKVRLIDIKLCNSSRWYGGAIHSHNLCAGYPQGGIDTCQGDSGGPLVCKDNTNDYFWLVGVTSWGRGCARPNQPGVYTSTQHFYDWILLQMGLRSARRDSPTAQPWSHFLSTSSPSQRPRPTPAPTQSGSISSCPFPRQKLVEFFTLLKELLQFLRGKKA from the exons tgcgggcaccggcccatggattcttactacggcatgtcacgcgtcgtgggtggcaccgatgctcagctaggggcctggccctggatcgtcagcatccagaagccaatcataggaggcatagcgcatgtctgcggagggtcgctcatcagcccacagtgggtgctgacagcagcccactgcttcatcacgcccgg gcacatcatcatgtggcacgtggtgatcggggccagccacttgactcagctgggccctgagacccaagtgcgcactattaagcggctactggttcacgagcactacaacaacatcacgcagaggaacgacattgccttgctggaattggaccagcctgtcctgtgcggctactacgtgcagcttgcctgtgtgcccgacgcctggctgagagtgtcgcagctgagaagctgctacgtcagtggctggggttccacgactgcaagag ctgggggaccaagttatgtcctgcaggaggccaaggtccgcctcatcgatatcaagctctgcaacagcagccgctggtacggaggggccatccacagccacaacttgtgtgctggctatccgcagggcggcatcgacacctgccag ggtgacagcggtggtcctctggtctgcaaagataacaccaacgactacttctggcttgttggagtgaccagctgggggagaggctgtgccagaccaaaccagcctggagtctacacctccacgcagcacttctacgactggatcctgctacagatgggactgcgctcagcaagaagagatagtccaacagcacagccatggagtcattttctctccacctcaagcccctctcagaggccaaggccaacaccagcaccaacacagtcgggcagcattagctcctgtccatttccacgccagaagctggtggaattctttactcttctgaaggagctcctgcagttcctcaggggaaaaaaggcttga